A portion of the Pseudomonas sp. PSE14 genome contains these proteins:
- the dnaG gene encoding DNA primase, with translation MAGLIPQSFIDDLLNRTDILDVVSSRIQLKKTGKNYSACCPFHKEKTPSFTVSPDKQFYYCFGCGAGGNALGFIMDHDQLDFVQAVEDLAKRAGMDVPREEGRRGNKPRQPVDSPLYPLLSAAADFYRQALKSHPARKAAVEYLKGRGLTGEIARDFGLGFAPPGWDNLLKNLGGDSLQLKAMLDAGLLVENPDSGKRYDRFRDRVIFPIRDSRGRVIAFGGRVLGDDKPKYLNSPETPVFHKGQELYGLFEARKNNRDLDEIMVVEGYMDVIALAQQGIRNAVATLGTATSEEHIKRLFRIVPNILFCFDGDQAGRNAAWRALESALSNLQDGRKVRFLFLPEGEDPDSLVRAEGPDAFRARLAHQAQPLADYFFQQLTQEADPSTLEGKAHLATLAGPLLEKIPGNTLRLLMRQRLGEITGLSSDALNQISTPRSGHASHGATTPSHGPEQHAHEYADYDMGQFADHGDNHYQDASNYFEAPKDFPAGNGGGKPGKKPWKGDRKWDGKGRKGDFTPRQPRTEISVESPTLTALRTLLHHPQLAQKVEDASHFANEGQTYSQLLAALVEALQKNPKQGSMHLIARWHGTPQGRLLQVLAGKEWLIGQDNLEKQFRDTITTLAHNQLLSSREARLQSVLRKNPSELTDEEKALLREHYSTASSSGAQS, from the coding sequence ATGGCCGGCCTGATTCCACAATCCTTCATCGATGACCTGCTCAACCGCACCGACATTCTCGATGTGGTGAGCTCGCGCATCCAGCTGAAGAAGACCGGCAAGAACTACAGCGCCTGCTGCCCGTTCCACAAGGAGAAGACCCCCTCCTTCACCGTCAGCCCCGACAAGCAGTTCTACTACTGCTTCGGCTGCGGCGCCGGCGGCAACGCGCTCGGCTTCATCATGGACCACGACCAGCTGGACTTCGTCCAGGCGGTCGAGGACTTGGCCAAGCGCGCCGGCATGGACGTGCCCCGCGAGGAAGGCCGACGCGGCAACAAGCCCCGCCAACCGGTCGATTCGCCGCTCTACCCGCTGCTCAGCGCCGCCGCAGACTTCTATCGCCAGGCACTGAAAAGCCACCCGGCACGCAAGGCCGCCGTGGAATACCTCAAGGGCCGCGGCCTGACCGGCGAGATCGCCCGCGACTTCGGCCTGGGCTTCGCCCCGCCGGGCTGGGACAACCTGCTGAAGAACCTAGGCGGCGACAGCCTGCAGCTCAAGGCCATGCTCGACGCAGGTCTGCTGGTGGAAAACCCCGACAGCGGTAAGCGCTACGACCGCTTCCGCGACCGGGTGATCTTCCCCATCCGCGACAGCCGTGGCCGGGTGATCGCCTTTGGCGGCCGGGTGCTGGGCGACGACAAACCCAAATACCTGAACTCGCCGGAAACCCCGGTCTTCCACAAGGGCCAGGAACTCTACGGCCTGTTCGAAGCACGGAAGAACAACCGGGATCTCGACGAGATCATGGTGGTCGAAGGCTACATGGACGTCATCGCCCTGGCGCAGCAGGGTATCCGCAACGCGGTGGCGACCCTGGGCACGGCCACCAGCGAAGAACACATCAAGCGCCTGTTCCGCATCGTGCCGAACATCCTGTTCTGCTTCGACGGAGACCAGGCCGGCCGCAACGCTGCCTGGCGCGCACTGGAATCGGCGCTGAGCAACCTGCAGGACGGGCGCAAGGTGCGCTTCCTGTTCCTGCCCGAAGGTGAAGACCCGGACAGCCTGGTGCGCGCGGAAGGCCCCGACGCCTTCCGTGCCCGCCTCGCCCACCAGGCCCAGCCGCTGGCCGACTATTTCTTCCAGCAGCTCACCCAGGAAGCCGACCCCAGCACGCTGGAAGGCAAGGCGCACCTGGCAACCCTGGCCGGGCCGCTGCTGGAGAAGATCCCCGGCAACACCCTGCGCCTGCTGATGCGCCAGCGCCTGGGCGAGATCACCGGACTATCGAGCGACGCGCTCAACCAGATCAGCACGCCACGTTCCGGCCATGCCAGCCATGGCGCCACCACCCCCTCGCACGGCCCGGAGCAGCACGCCCACGAGTACGCCGACTACGACATGGGCCAGTTCGCCGACCACGGCGACAACCACTACCAGGATGCTTCGAACTACTTCGAGGCGCCGAAGGATTTTCCCGCTGGCAATGGCGGCGGCAAGCCGGGCAAGAAGCCCTGGAAAGGCGATCGCAAGTGGGACGGCAAAGGCCGCAAAGGCGACTTCACGCCGCGCCAACCGCGCACCGAGATCAGCGTCGAATCGCCGACCCTGACCGCCCTGCGGACCCTGCTGCATCATCCGCAGCTGGCGCAGAAGGTCGAGGATGCCAGCCACTTCGCCAACGAAGGACAGACTTACTCGCAGTTGCTCGCGGCATTGGTCGAAGCACTGCAGAAGAATCCGAAACAGGGCTCGATGCACCTCATCGCGCGCTGGCACGGAACGCCCCAAGGGCGCCTGCTACAGGTGCTGGCGGGGAAAGAATGGCTGATCGGTCAGGACAATCTTGAAAAGCAGTTCCGCGACACCATTACTACACTTGCACACAACCAACTGCTCAGCAGCCGC
- the rpsU gene encoding 30S ribosomal protein S21, which translates to MPAVKVKENEPFDVALRRFKRSCEKAGVLAEVRSREFYEKPTAERKRKAAAAVKRHAKKVQREQRRRERLY; encoded by the coding sequence ATGCCCGCCGTCAAAGTTAAAGAGAACGAACCCTTCGACGTAGCCCTGCGTCGTTTCAAGCGCTCCTGCGAAAAAGCAGGCGTACTGGCCGAAGTCCGTAGCCGCGAGTTCTACGAAAAGCCGACCGCCGAGCGTAAGCGCAAGGCCGCTGCCGCTGTTAAGCGTCACGCCAAGAAAGTGCAGCGCGAGCAGCGCCGCCGCGAGCGCCTGTACTGA
- the tsaD gene encoding tRNA (adenosine(37)-N6)-threonylcarbamoyltransferase complex transferase subunit TsaD, with protein MRVLGLETSCDETGVALYDSEKGLLADALFSQIDLHRVYGGVVPELASRDHVKRMLPLIRQVLDESGCTAEDIDAIAYTAGPGLVGALLVGASCAQAMAFAWGVPAVGVHHMEGHLLAPMLEEQPPQFPFVALLVSGGHTQLVRVDGIGRYQLLGESVDDAAGEAFDKTAKLLGLGYPGGPEIARLAERGTAGRFVFPRPMTDRPGLDFSFSGLKTFALNTWQRCVAEGDDNEQTRCDIALAFQTAVVETLTIKCRRALKQTHLKSLVIAGGVSANQALRQHLEKMLGEMKGQVFYARPRFCTDNGAMIAYAGCQRLLAGQKDGPSIGVQARWPMESLPAV; from the coding sequence ATGCGAGTGCTGGGGTTGGAAACCTCCTGCGACGAAACCGGCGTCGCACTTTACGACAGCGAAAAAGGCTTGCTGGCCGACGCGCTGTTCAGCCAGATCGACCTGCACCGCGTGTACGGCGGGGTGGTCCCCGAGCTGGCTTCCCGTGACCACGTCAAGCGCATGCTGCCGCTGATCCGCCAGGTGCTGGACGAGTCCGGCTGCACGGCCGAAGACATCGACGCCATCGCCTACACCGCCGGTCCCGGCCTGGTCGGGGCGCTGCTGGTCGGCGCTTCCTGCGCCCAGGCCATGGCATTTGCCTGGGGCGTGCCGGCCGTCGGCGTGCACCATATGGAAGGCCATCTGCTGGCGCCGATGCTGGAAGAGCAGCCACCGCAGTTTCCGTTCGTCGCCTTGTTGGTCTCCGGCGGTCATACCCAGCTGGTTCGGGTCGATGGCATCGGTCGCTACCAGCTGCTTGGCGAGTCGGTGGACGACGCCGCCGGTGAAGCCTTCGACAAGACTGCGAAGCTGCTCGGCCTGGGTTATCCCGGTGGTCCGGAGATCGCTCGCCTGGCCGAGCGTGGCACCGCTGGTCGCTTCGTCTTCCCGCGGCCGATGACGGATCGCCCCGGCCTGGATTTCAGCTTCAGCGGCCTGAAGACCTTCGCCCTGAACACCTGGCAGCGTTGTGTGGCCGAAGGTGACGACAACGAGCAGACCCGCTGCGATATCGCCCTGGCGTTCCAGACTGCCGTGGTGGAGACCCTGACCATCAAGTGCCGCCGCGCGCTCAAGCAGACGCATCTGAAGAGTCTGGTGATCGCCGGTGGCGTCAGCGCCAACCAGGCACTGCGCCAGCATTTGGAGAAGATGCTCGGCGAGATGAAAGGCCAGGTGTTCTACGCCCGCCCGCGCTTCTGCACCGATAACGGCGCGATGATCGCCTATGCTGGCTGCCAGCGGCTGTTGGCCGGTCAGAAAGATGGTCCCTCGATCGGCGTGCAGGCGCGCTGGCCAATGGAGTCGCTGCCGGCTGTCTGA
- the plsY gene encoding glycerol-3-phosphate 1-O-acyltransferase PlsY, with the protein MFWFLAILAYLLGSLSFAVLLSRLFGTADPRASGSGNPGATNMLRLAGKKIAILTLLGDLAKGLLPVLIARLIGLTDVEQAWIGLAAVIGHLYPLYFNFRGGKGVATAAGMLLALYPPAALLAAAAWLVTFKLSRTSSLASLVATPLTLPLLAWQEPSALLPMTVLTGLIVWRHRSNLRDLIAGRERHF; encoded by the coding sequence ATGTTCTGGTTCTTGGCGATCCTCGCCTACCTGCTCGGATCACTGTCCTTCGCGGTACTCCTCAGTCGCCTGTTCGGCACCGCCGACCCGCGCGCCAGCGGCTCGGGCAACCCCGGCGCCACCAACATGCTGCGCCTGGCCGGCAAGAAGATCGCCATCCTCACCCTGCTCGGCGACCTCGCCAAGGGGCTGCTCCCCGTACTCATCGCCCGACTGATCGGCCTGACCGATGTGGAACAGGCCTGGATCGGACTGGCCGCCGTGATCGGCCACCTCTATCCTCTGTACTTCAACTTCCGTGGCGGCAAGGGTGTCGCCACCGCCGCCGGCATGCTGCTGGCGCTCTACCCGCCGGCTGCGCTGCTCGCGGCAGCCGCCTGGCTGGTCACCTTCAAGCTCTCGCGCACCAGCTCGCTCGCATCCCTGGTGGCCACGCCACTGACCCTGCCGCTGCTGGCCTGGCAGGAACCTTCGGCACTCCTGCCGATGACCGTACTCACCGGCCTGATCGTCTGGCGTCACCGCAGCAATCTGCGCGATCTCATCGCCGGACGCGAACGTCACTTCTGA
- the folB gene encoding dihydroneopterin aldolase, whose translation MDRVFIEGLEVDTVIGVYDWERGIRQCLRLDLTLGWDNRPAAADDDIAKALDYAVLSERVMAFARDAHFQLVETFAERLAALLMAEFGIQWLRLKVTKPGAVAAAIGVGVEIERGCR comes from the coding sequence GTGGACAGAGTTTTCATCGAGGGGCTGGAAGTGGACACCGTGATTGGCGTCTACGACTGGGAACGGGGTATCCGGCAGTGCTTGCGCCTTGACCTGACGCTGGGCTGGGACAACCGCCCGGCGGCGGCCGACGACGACATCGCCAAGGCCCTGGACTACGCCGTGCTCTCCGAACGGGTCATGGCGTTCGCCCGTGATGCGCATTTCCAGCTGGTGGAAACCTTTGCCGAGCGCCTGGCTGCGTTGCTGATGGCGGAATTCGGCATCCAGTGGCTGCGCCTGAAAGTCACCAAGCCCGGCGCCGTCGCGGCGGCCATCGGCGTGGGTGTGGAGATCGAACGCGGATGCCGCTGA
- the folK gene encoding 2-amino-4-hydroxy-6-hydroxymethyldihydropteridine diphosphokinase: MPLTTVYLGLGSNFERERHLLAGLEALDGFLEDIRCSPVFESEPVGIRSGPFYNFVIVARTELPLAELSLRLKHIEADNGRYAPERKGLPLDIDVLLYGDLHGEFDGLTLPRAEVLKNAFVLWPLALLAPQLKHPGVQRSFAELWAEARIDQRLWPVPFQWRGAELTPAALLEAHPAA, encoded by the coding sequence ATGCCGCTGACGACGGTATACCTGGGCCTGGGCAGCAATTTCGAGCGCGAGCGCCATCTACTCGCGGGGCTCGAGGCGCTGGATGGCTTCCTTGAGGATATCCGTTGCTCGCCAGTGTTCGAGAGCGAGCCGGTGGGTATTCGCAGCGGTCCCTTTTACAACTTCGTGATCGTGGCGCGCACCGAGCTGCCGCTGGCGGAGCTGAGCCTGCGGCTGAAGCATATCGAGGCGGACAACGGCCGCTATGCGCCGGAGCGCAAGGGCCTGCCGCTGGATATCGATGTGCTGCTGTATGGCGACCTGCATGGCGAGTTCGACGGTCTGACGCTGCCGCGCGCCGAGGTGCTGAAGAATGCCTTCGTACTCTGGCCGCTGGCGTTGCTGGCGCCGCAGTTGAAGCATCCGGGCGTGCAGCGTTCGTTTGCCGAGCTGTGGGCTGAGGCACGGATCGACCAGCGGCTCTGGCCGGTGCCGTTCCAGTGGCGCGGTGCGGAGCTGACCCCGGCGGCGCTGCTTGAGGCGCATCCGGCGGCTTGA
- a CDS encoding multifunctional CCA addition/repair protein translates to MQIYKVGGAVRDRLLGQPFSDTDWVVVGASADEMLAQGYRPVGADFPVFLHPKTGEEYALARTERKSGRGYGGFTFYASPDVTLEEDLIRRDLTINAMAEDDQGNVVDPYGGQKDLQARLLRHVSPAFAEDPLRVLRVARFAARYAPLDFTVAPETLALMRELSESGELEALTAERSWKEISRALMESRPDVFIQVLRDCGALAVLMPEVDALFGVPQPPEHHPEVDTGEHVLAVLRQCAEHDQPLSVRWASLVHDVGKGETRQEDWPKHHAHEHLGLPLIDAINARFKVPRECQELARLVGEYHTHCHRALELRPNTILELLQAFDVYRRPQRFDEFLQASEMDARGRHGLEQREYPQADYLRGAAQAARAVAVQPLLEKGYKGAELGEALKRERLNALKAYKENYAN, encoded by the coding sequence ATGCAGATCTACAAGGTGGGCGGCGCCGTACGCGACCGCCTGCTCGGCCAACCCTTCAGCGATACCGACTGGGTGGTGGTCGGCGCCAGCGCCGACGAGATGCTCGCCCAGGGCTACCGCCCGGTGGGCGCCGACTTCCCGGTATTCCTCCACCCGAAGACCGGCGAGGAATACGCCCTCGCCCGCACCGAGCGCAAAAGCGGGCGCGGCTACGGCGGCTTCACCTTCTACGCCAGCCCCGACGTCACCCTGGAAGAAGACCTGATCCGCCGCGACCTGACCATCAACGCCATGGCCGAGGACGACCAGGGCAACGTGGTCGACCCCTACGGCGGCCAAAAGGACCTCCAGGCCCGGCTGCTGCGCCACGTCTCTCCCGCCTTCGCCGAAGATCCGCTGCGCGTGCTGCGCGTCGCCCGCTTCGCCGCCCGCTACGCGCCGCTGGACTTTACCGTGGCGCCGGAAACCCTGGCGCTGATGCGCGAGCTGTCCGAATCCGGCGAACTGGAAGCACTGACCGCCGAACGCAGCTGGAAGGAAATTTCCCGCGCCTTGATGGAGTCGCGCCCGGACGTATTCATCCAGGTCCTGCGCGACTGCGGCGCCCTCGCCGTGCTGATGCCGGAAGTCGATGCGCTGTTCGGCGTGCCGCAACCCCCCGAACACCACCCGGAAGTGGATACCGGGGAACACGTACTCGCCGTCCTGCGCCAGTGCGCCGAACACGACCAGCCGCTCAGCGTGCGCTGGGCCAGCCTGGTACACGACGTCGGCAAGGGGGAGACGCGCCAGGAGGACTGGCCCAAACACCATGCCCACGAACACCTCGGCCTGCCGCTGATCGATGCGATCAACGCGCGCTTCAAGGTGCCGCGTGAATGCCAGGAACTGGCGCGACTGGTCGGCGAGTACCACACCCACTGCCACCGCGCGCTGGAGCTACGACCGAACACGATCCTGGAGCTGCTGCAAGCGTTCGACGTCTACCGCCGCCCACAGCGCTTCGACGAATTCCTCCAGGCCAGCGAGATGGATGCCCGTGGCCGCCACGGGCTGGAACAGCGTGAATATCCGCAGGCGGACTACCTGCGCGGTGCGGCACAGGCCGCCCGTGCGGTCGCGGTGCAGCCATTGCTGGAAAAGGGATACAAGGGTGCCGAACTGGGCGAAGCGCTCAAGCGCGAGCGTCTGAATGCCCTGAAGGCCTACAAGGAAAACTACGCAAACTGA
- a CDS encoding DUF4136 domain-containing protein, with translation MRLFAILLLCLAVATCTNQVPRAQVSHPADARLSSLRDFQLMPPESAVDALPYRNRYPLINAQVRQGLIERGYRESATPQIRVYYWLALQDVPLEFKVDTPPPNPLGPYLAIHRLRDETGTLRLRLTDAQEQTLWEGTVSTGLSPAHASAALLQDAIGALLQQVPAATP, from the coding sequence ATGCGCCTGTTCGCCATCCTGCTGCTCTGCCTTGCCGTCGCGACCTGCACCAACCAGGTGCCGCGGGCCCAGGTCTCCCATCCGGCCGACGCGCGCCTGTCGAGCCTGCGCGACTTCCAGCTGATGCCGCCGGAGAGTGCCGTCGACGCCCTGCCCTACCGCAACCGCTACCCGCTGATCAATGCCCAGGTGCGCCAGGGTCTGATCGAACGCGGCTACCGGGAAAGCGCCACGCCGCAGATCCGCGTCTACTACTGGCTGGCCCTGCAGGACGTGCCGCTGGAGTTCAAGGTTGACACCCCGCCGCCCAATCCGCTGGGGCCCTATCTCGCCATCCATCGCCTGCGCGATGAGACCGGCACCTTGCGCCTGCGCCTGACCGATGCTCAGGAACAGACGCTCTGGGAAGGCACCGTCAGCACCGGCCTCAGCCCCGCCCACGCCAGCGCCGCCCTGCTGCAGGACGCCATTGGCGCATTGCTCCAGCAGGTGCCCGCCGCTACGCCCTAG
- a CDS encoding SpoVR family protein: protein MSKRQPIATGSEWTFELIRQYDREISRIAERYALDTYPNQIEVITAEQMMDAYASVGMPIGYNHWSYGKHFLSTEKNYKRGQMGLAYEIVINSDPCIAYLMEENTQCMQALVIAHACYGHNSFFKGNYLFRTWTDATSIIDYLVFAKSYINKCEERYGIDAVEDLLDSCHALMNYGVDRYKRPYPISAEEERQRQKEREEQIQRQVNDLWRTIPKATGKDKEQSLARYPSEPQENILYFIEKNAPLLEPWQREVVRIVRKVAQYFYPQRQTQVMNEGWATFWHYTLINDLYDEGLVSDGFMMEFLQYHTSVVYQPGFDSPYYSGINPYALGFAMYRDIRRICENPTEEDKRWFPDIAGSDWLATLKFAMKSFKDESFVLQFLSPKVIREFKLFSILDDDQKDDLLVDAIHDDDGYRKIRETLAAQYNLGNREPNIQIWDVDRRGDRSLTLRHQQHDRKPLGDSTDDVLKHLHRLWGFDIHLETLQGDNLVNTFHMPPKGERDSEEGYPRLDLIIPPI, encoded by the coding sequence ATGAGCAAGCGTCAGCCGATTGCCACCGGCTCGGAGTGGACCTTCGAGCTGATCCGCCAATACGACCGCGAAATCAGCCGTATCGCGGAACGTTACGCGCTGGACACCTACCCCAACCAGATCGAGGTGATCACCGCCGAGCAGATGATGGACGCCTACGCCTCCGTCGGCATGCCCATCGGTTACAACCACTGGTCCTATGGCAAGCACTTCCTCAGCACGGAAAAGAACTACAAGCGCGGCCAGATGGGCCTCGCCTACGAGATCGTGATCAACTCCGATCCGTGCATCGCCTACCTGATGGAAGAAAACACCCAGTGCATGCAGGCGCTGGTGATCGCCCACGCCTGCTACGGGCACAACAGCTTCTTCAAGGGCAACTACCTGTTCCGCACCTGGACCGACGCCACGTCGATCATCGACTACCTGGTGTTCGCCAAGTCCTACATCAACAAGTGCGAGGAACGTTACGGCATCGATGCCGTGGAAGACCTGCTGGACTCCTGCCACGCCCTGATGAACTACGGCGTGGACCGCTACAAGCGGCCCTACCCGATCTCTGCCGAAGAAGAGCGGCAGCGCCAGAAGGAGCGCGAGGAGCAGATCCAGCGCCAGGTCAACGACCTCTGGCGGACTATTCCCAAGGCCACCGGCAAGGACAAGGAGCAATCCCTGGCCCGCTACCCCAGCGAGCCGCAGGAGAACATCCTCTACTTCATCGAGAAGAACGCACCGCTGCTGGAGCCCTGGCAGCGCGAAGTGGTGCGCATCGTGCGCAAGGTCGCGCAATACTTCTACCCGCAGCGCCAGACCCAGGTGATGAACGAGGGCTGGGCGACCTTCTGGCACTACACCCTGATCAACGACCTCTACGACGAGGGGCTGGTCAGCGACGGTTTCATGATGGAGTTCCTCCAGTACCACACCAGCGTGGTCTACCAGCCCGGTTTCGACAGCCCCTACTACAGCGGCATCAACCCCTACGCCCTGGGTTTCGCCATGTACCGCGACATCCGCCGCATCTGCGAAAACCCCACCGAGGAGGACAAGCGCTGGTTCCCGGACATCGCCGGCAGCGACTGGCTGGCCACCCTGAAATTCGCCATGAAGAGCTTCAAGGACGAAAGCTTCGTCCTGCAGTTCCTCTCGCCCAAGGTGATCCGCGAGTTCAAGCTGTTCAGCATCCTCGACGACGACCAGAAGGACGACCTGCTGGTCGATGCCATCCACGACGACGACGGCTACCGCAAGATCCGCGAAACCCTGGCAGCGCAGTACAACCTCGGCAATCGTGAGCCGAACATCCAGATCTGGGACGTCGATCGCCGGGGCGACCGCTCGCTGACCCTGCGCCACCAGCAGCACGACCGCAAACCGCTGGGCGACTCTACCGACGACGTGCTCAAGCACCTGCACCGCCTGTGGGGCTTCGACATCCACCTGGAAACCCTGCAGGGCGACAACCTGGTCAACACCTTCCACATGCCCCCAAAGGGTGAACGCGACAGCGAGGAGGGATACCCGCGGCTCGACCTGATCATTCCACCCATTTGA
- a CDS encoding YeaH/YhbH family protein, with protein MSYVIDRRLNGKNKSTVNRQRFLRRYREHIKKAVEEAVSRRSITDMEHGEQISIPGRDIDEPVLHHGRGGRQTIVHPGNKEFTSGEHIPRPQGGGGRGGGKASNQGDGMDDFVFQITQEEFLDFMFEDLELPNLVKRHLTGSDTFKTVRAGISNEGNPSRINIVRTLRSAHARRIALSGSTRSKLRAALAELDRLKREEPDNLGDIQELEQKIAGMRARIDRVPFLDTFDLKYNLLVKQPNPTSKAVMFCLMDVSGSMTQATKDIAKRFFILLYLFLKRNYEKIEVVFIRHHTSAREVDEEEFFYSRETGGTIVSSALKLMQEVMAERYPTNEWNIYAAQASDGDNWNDDSPVCRDILMKQIMPFVQYYTYVEITPREHQALWFEYEKIRDSFEDSFAQQQIVSSSDIYPVFRELFQRRLVA; from the coding sequence ATGAGCTACGTCATCGACCGGCGTCTGAACGGCAAGAACAAGAGCACGGTGAACCGCCAGCGCTTCCTGCGGCGTTATCGTGAGCACATCAAGAAGGCCGTGGAGGAGGCCGTCAGCCGTCGTTCCATCACCGATATGGAACATGGCGAGCAGATCAGTATTCCCGGCCGCGATATCGACGAGCCGGTGCTGCACCATGGCCGTGGCGGCCGGCAGACGATCGTCCACCCCGGCAACAAGGAATTCACCTCCGGCGAACACATCCCGCGGCCCCAGGGCGGCGGCGGACGCGGTGGCGGCAAGGCCAGCAACCAGGGCGATGGGATGGACGACTTCGTCTTCCAGATCACCCAGGAGGAATTCCTCGACTTCATGTTCGAGGACCTGGAACTGCCCAACCTGGTCAAGCGTCATCTCACCGGTAGCGACACCTTCAAGACCGTGCGCGCCGGCATCAGCAACGAGGGCAATCCCTCGCGTATCAACATCGTGCGCACCCTGCGTTCGGCCCACGCGCGGCGCATCGCCCTGTCCGGCTCGACCCGCAGCAAGCTGCGCGCGGCCCTGGCCGAACTGGACCGGCTCAAGCGCGAAGAGCCGGACAACCTGGGCGACATCCAGGAACTGGAGCAGAAGATCGCTGGCATGCGTGCGCGCATCGACCGGGTGCCGTTCCTCGATACCTTCGACCTCAAGTACAACCTGCTGGTCAAACAGCCCAACCCGACTTCCAAGGCCGTGATGTTCTGCCTGATGGACGTCTCCGGCTCCATGACCCAGGCCACCAAGGACATCGCCAAGCGCTTCTTCATCCTGCTCTACCTGTTCCTCAAGCGGAACTACGAGAAGATCGAAGTGGTGTTCATCCGCCACCACACCAGCGCCCGGGAAGTGGACGAAGAGGAATTCTTCTACTCCCGCGAAACCGGCGGCACCATCGTCTCCAGCGCACTCAAGCTGATGCAGGAAGTGATGGCCGAGCGCTACCCCACCAACGAGTGGAACATCTACGCCGCGCAAGCCTCGGATGGCGACAACTGGAACGATGATTCTCCGGTCTGCCGCGATATCCTGATGAAACAGATCATGCCGTTCGTGCAGTACTACACCTACGTCGAGATCACCCCGCGCGAGCACCAGGCGCTGTGGTTCGAGTACGAGAAGATCCGCGACAGCTTCGAAGACAGCTTCGCCCAGCAGCAGATCGTCTCCTCCTCGGACATCTATCCGGTGTTCCGCGAGCTGTTCCAGAGGAGGCTCGTCGCATGA